In Polynucleobacter arcticus, the following proteins share a genomic window:
- a CDS encoding Re/Si-specific NAD(P)(+) transhydrogenase subunit alpha, whose protein sequence is MRIGVPLETRPGETRVAATPETVKKLIGQGHTVVIQKDAGMMASQPDSAYEAVGATIGNAADAFGAEIVLKVRAPEAAELKQIQSGSVLLGMLDPFDNDNIAAMAAQGVTAFSLEAAPRTTRAQSMDVLSSQANIAGYKAVMVAANEYQRFMPMLMTAAGTVKAARVLILGTGVAGLQAIATAKRLGAVIEASDVRPAAKEQIESLGAKFVDVPYETDEEREIAKGVGGYARPMPEAWMKRQAALVAERAQQADIVITTALIPGRKPPVLLHSDTVANMKPGSIVIDLAAGRGDNGSGNCPLTEADKIVVKNGVKIIGYTNLASMVAADASALYSRNLLDFMKLIVDSEAKLVIPTDDDIVTACLMCRDGQAVRKN, encoded by the coding sequence ATGCGCATAGGAGTACCGCTGGAAACTAGGCCCGGGGAAACTCGAGTTGCCGCCACACCGGAAACCGTTAAGAAGCTCATTGGTCAAGGCCACACGGTTGTCATTCAAAAAGATGCAGGCATGATGGCCAGCCAGCCAGATTCCGCCTATGAAGCTGTTGGCGCAACCATTGGTAATGCAGCAGATGCATTTGGTGCCGAGATTGTCCTCAAAGTTCGCGCTCCAGAAGCTGCTGAGCTCAAACAGATTCAATCTGGCAGCGTGCTGCTTGGCATGCTTGATCCATTTGATAACGACAATATTGCAGCCATGGCCGCTCAAGGTGTGACTGCATTCTCATTAGAGGCTGCCCCGCGTACGACTCGCGCTCAAAGCATGGATGTACTGTCATCACAAGCCAACATTGCAGGATATAAAGCCGTCATGGTTGCTGCCAATGAGTATCAGCGCTTTATGCCAATGCTCATGACTGCAGCCGGAACAGTTAAAGCGGCGCGTGTACTCATCTTGGGTACTGGTGTTGCGGGTCTCCAGGCAATCGCGACCGCGAAACGTTTAGGCGCTGTTATTGAAGCGTCTGATGTGCGCCCTGCCGCCAAAGAGCAAATCGAATCCCTGGGTGCAAAGTTTGTTGACGTTCCCTATGAAACTGATGAAGAACGTGAAATTGCCAAAGGTGTTGGTGGCTATGCCCGCCCAATGCCTGAAGCCTGGATGAAACGTCAAGCTGCGCTCGTAGCTGAACGTGCTCAACAGGCTGATATCGTGATCACCACCGCTTTGATTCCTGGTCGTAAGCCACCAGTTTTATTGCATAGCGACACGGTTGCCAACATGAAGCCTGGTTCAATCGTTATTGACTTGGCAGCTGGACGTGGCGATAACGGATCGGGTAATTGTCCTTTGACCGAAGCTGACAAGATCGTTGTGAAGAATGGCGTGAAAATTATTGGTTACACCAACCTTGCGAGCATGGTTGCTGCAGATGCCTCAGCTTTGTATTCACGCAACTTACTTGATTTCATGAAGCTCATTGTTGACTCAGAAGCGAAATTAGTTATCCCCACAGATGATGACATCGTTACCGCCTGCCTCATGTGTCGTGATGGTCAAGCTGTCCGCAAAAACTAA
- the mnmA gene encoding tRNA 2-thiouridine(34) synthase MnmA gives MIHLNSSTIPASKPSKVVVGMSGGVDSSVAAWMLKQQGYEVIGLFMKNWEDDDSDEYCSSRQDWLDVVSVADLIGIDVEAVNFAAEYRERVFAEFLREYAAGRTPNPDVLCNAEIKFKAFLDHAMSLGADAIATGHYARVRHQDGRVQLLKALDASKDQSYFLHRLTQSQLANVLFPLGEIPKTEVRQIAEQIGLHNARKKDSTGICFIGERPFREFLNRYLPRTPGPINTPEGKTVGEHMGLAFFTLGQRKGIGLGGSQDGNGDAWYVARKDVASNTLYVAQGHEHPWLLANQLSAIDASWVNGAAPAPGQYSAKTRYRQADSACSLTAGNDGPSSFQLAFTEAQWAVTPGQSAVLYDGDICLGGGIISA, from the coding sequence ATGATCCACCTCAATTCTTCAACAATCCCCGCCTCAAAACCATCCAAAGTCGTCGTTGGGATGTCTGGAGGCGTAGATTCGTCTGTAGCGGCTTGGATGCTCAAGCAGCAAGGCTATGAGGTAATCGGTTTATTCATGAAAAATTGGGAAGATGATGATAGTGATGAGTACTGCTCTTCTCGCCAAGATTGGCTAGATGTCGTGTCTGTGGCTGACTTAATTGGTATTGATGTCGAAGCCGTTAATTTTGCAGCTGAGTACCGGGAACGCGTTTTTGCAGAATTCTTGCGGGAATACGCCGCAGGGAGAACCCCTAACCCAGATGTTTTGTGTAACGCAGAGATTAAATTCAAAGCCTTCTTAGATCACGCCATGAGCTTGGGTGCTGATGCGATTGCCACTGGCCACTATGCGCGAGTTCGACATCAAGACGGGCGCGTGCAATTACTAAAAGCACTAGATGCGAGCAAAGATCAAAGTTATTTTTTGCACCGCTTAACTCAGAGTCAATTAGCCAACGTACTTTTCCCTTTGGGAGAGATCCCAAAAACCGAGGTTCGTCAGATTGCTGAGCAAATTGGCTTACACAATGCCCGTAAAAAAGACTCTACTGGGATTTGCTTTATTGGCGAACGCCCCTTCCGCGAGTTCTTAAATCGCTACTTGCCGCGTACCCCAGGCCCGATTAATACGCCTGAAGGTAAAACGGTGGGAGAGCATATGGGGCTTGCCTTCTTTACCTTGGGACAGCGCAAAGGTATAGGCTTGGGTGGCAGTCAGGATGGCAATGGTGACGCTTGGTATGTAGCTCGCAAGGATGTAGCCAGCAACACTTTGTATGTCGCTCAAGGCCACGAGCACCCTTGGTTATTGGCTAATCAGCTCTCAGCAATTGATGCTAGTTGGGTTAACGGAGCGGCTCCAGCACCGGGCCAGTACTCTGCTAAAACTCGCTATCGTCAGGCGGACTCTGCCTGTTCACTGACTGCTGGAAATGATGGTCCTTCGAGCTTTCAATTGGCCTTTACGGAAGCCCAGTGGGCAGTAACACCAGGCCAATCTGCCGTTTTATATGATGGTGATATTTGCTTAGGCGGTGGAATTATTTCCGCCTAA
- a CDS encoding proton-translocating transhydrogenase family protein has product MDLAAFQNIVTVQNITVFVLAIFVGYQVVWNVTPALHTPLMAVTNAISGIIIVGALLQTEVIGGDEITLTSIIGAVAVFLASINIFGGFMVTRRMLEMFKKKAPKADAAGTK; this is encoded by the coding sequence ATGGATCTCGCTGCTTTTCAAAACATAGTCACCGTCCAAAACATCACCGTGTTTGTATTAGCCATTTTTGTTGGCTATCAAGTAGTTTGGAACGTTACTCCTGCATTACATACTCCACTCATGGCCGTTACTAATGCTATCTCTGGAATCATTATTGTGGGCGCATTGCTACAAACCGAAGTGATTGGTGGTGATGAAATTACCCTCACCAGCATCATTGGTGCAGTGGCAGTGTTTTTAGCCTCAATCAATATTTTTGGTGGCTTTATGGTCACCCGTCGCATGCTTGAAATGTTCAAGAAAAAAGCTCCCAAGGCTGATGCGGCTGGCACTAAATAA
- a CDS encoding co-chaperone GroES: MNLRPLHDRVIIKRLDQESKTASGIIIPDAAAEKPDQGEVLAVGPGKRDDSGKLNAPDVKVGDRVLFGKYAGQTVKVGSDELLVMREEDIMAVVQK, from the coding sequence ATGAATTTGCGTCCTTTACATGATCGCGTAATCATTAAACGTTTAGATCAAGAATCAAAAACTGCTTCAGGAATCATCATTCCGGATGCTGCTGCTGAAAAGCCAGATCAAGGTGAAGTATTGGCAGTTGGCCCAGGCAAGCGTGATGACAGCGGTAAGTTGAATGCACCAGACGTCAAAGTTGGCGATCGCGTGTTGTTCGGCAAATATGCTGGTCAAACAGTTAAGGTCGGCAGCGACGAGCTTCTCGTAATGCGCGAAGAAGACATCATGGCTGTTGTACAGAAGTAA
- the groL gene encoding chaperonin GroEL (60 kDa chaperone family; promotes refolding of misfolded polypeptides especially under stressful conditions; forms two stacked rings of heptamers to form a barrel-shaped 14mer; ends can be capped by GroES; misfolded proteins enter the barrel where they are refolded when GroES binds) → MAAKDVVFGDNARTKMVEGVNILANAVKTTLGPKGRNVVIERSFGGPTITKDGVSVAKEIELKDKLQNMGAQMVKEVASKTNDIAGDGTTTATVLAQSIVREGMKYVVSGHNPMDLKRGIDKAVSAAIEELKKISKPCTTTKEIAQVGSISANSDHSIGQRIAEAMEKVGKEGVITVEDGKSLEDELEVVEGMQFDRGYLSPYFINQPEKQVAILETPFVLLFDKKVSNIRDLLPVLEQVAKSGRPLLIIAEDVEGEALATLVVNNIRGIIKTCAVKAPGFGDRRKAMLEDIAILTGGTVIAEEIGLTLEKTTLEHLGQAKRIEIGKENTIIIDGAGDAKAIEARVKNIRVQIEEATSDYDKEKLQERVAKLAGGVAVIRVGAATEVEMKEKKDRVDDALHATRAAVEEGIVPGGGVALLRAMQGIKGLKGDNPDQDAGISIVLRAMEEPIRIIVSNAGDEASVVVNAVLASKGNNGYNAATGEYGDLVAQGVIDPTKVTKTALVNAASVAALLLTTDCAICEAPKDDSAGGMPDMGGMGGMGGMGGMM, encoded by the coding sequence ATGGCAGCAAAAGACGTCGTATTTGGAGATAACGCCCGTACCAAGATGGTAGAAGGCGTAAATATTTTAGCGAACGCAGTAAAAACAACTTTAGGCCCAAAGGGCCGTAATGTAGTTATCGAGCGTTCATTTGGCGGCCCAACCATCACTAAGGATGGCGTATCCGTAGCAAAAGAGATCGAACTCAAAGACAAGCTCCAGAACATGGGTGCTCAGATGGTCAAGGAAGTTGCTTCCAAAACTAATGACATCGCTGGTGACGGCACAACTACCGCTACTGTATTGGCTCAGTCTATCGTTCGCGAAGGCATGAAGTATGTTGTGTCAGGTCATAACCCAATGGACTTGAAGCGTGGAATCGACAAAGCTGTTTCAGCTGCAATCGAAGAGCTCAAGAAAATTAGTAAGCCTTGCACAACTACTAAAGAAATCGCTCAAGTAGGCTCAATCTCAGCGAACAGCGACCACAGCATTGGCCAGCGTATCGCTGAAGCAATGGAAAAAGTAGGTAAAGAGGGTGTTATTACTGTTGAAGATGGCAAGTCATTGGAAGATGAGCTTGAAGTTGTTGAAGGTATGCAGTTTGACCGCGGTTACCTCTCTCCATACTTCATCAATCAGCCAGAAAAGCAAGTTGCGATCTTGGAAACTCCATTCGTTCTCTTGTTTGACAAGAAAGTAAGCAACATTCGTGATTTGCTCCCAGTGCTCGAGCAGGTAGCGAAATCCGGCCGTCCATTGTTGATTATTGCGGAAGATGTTGAAGGCGAAGCCTTGGCAACATTGGTTGTCAATAATATTCGCGGCATCATCAAGACTTGTGCTGTTAAGGCTCCAGGTTTTGGCGATCGTCGTAAAGCGATGTTGGAAGACATTGCGATTTTGACTGGCGGTACAGTGATCGCTGAAGAAATTGGCCTCACACTCGAGAAAACTACGCTTGAGCATTTAGGTCAAGCAAAGCGTATTGAAATCGGCAAAGAAAACACCATCATTATTGACGGTGCTGGTGATGCCAAAGCAATTGAAGCGCGCGTGAAGAACATTCGTGTTCAGATCGAAGAAGCAACTAGCGACTACGATAAAGAAAAATTGCAAGAGCGCGTTGCCAAGTTGGCAGGCGGTGTTGCAGTGATTCGTGTTGGTGCTGCTACTGAAGTTGAAATGAAAGAAAAGAAGGACCGCGTTGATGATGCATTGCATGCAACTCGTGCAGCGGTTGAAGAAGGCATTGTTCCTGGCGGTGGCGTAGCTTTGTTACGTGCGATGCAGGGTATCAAGGGCTTGAAGGGTGATAATCCTGATCAAGACGCTGGTATCAGTATCGTGTTGCGCGCAATGGAAGAGCCAATTCGCATCATCGTTTCAAACGCAGGTGATGAAGCCAGTGTAGTTGTCAATGCGGTATTGGCTAGCAAAGGCAATAACGGTTACAACGCTGCAACTGGTGAATATGGTGACCTCGTAGCTCAAGGTGTAATCGATCCAACTAAGGTAACTAAAACTGCATTGGTTAATGCAGCTTCCGTAGCGGCCTTATTGTTAACAACCGATTGCGCAATTTGCGAAGCCCCAAAGGATGATTCCGCTGGTGGTATGCCTGATATGGGCGGTATGGGCGGAATGGGCGGTATGGGCGGCATGATGTAA
- a CDS encoding NAD(P)(+) transhydrogenase (Re/Si-specific) subunit beta, with protein sequence MSNITAISYLISSVLFILALRGLSSPTTSRQGNTFGMVGMLLAVITTFFIPDFKPVFSLIIGAIVAGAIIGILAAKRVQMTKMPELVALMHSFVGLSAVLIAIAAVFNPAQDHTGAQKIELFIGAFIGAITFTASIIAFGKLSGKVSGKSVTFAGQHLLNLILAIGMVSGGAMYFMTGSHEAFLVMCAIALVLGVTLIIPIGGADMPVVVSMLNSYSGWAAAGIGFTLNNPVLIIAGACVGSSGAILSYIMCKAMNRSILAVLLGGFGAEASAGGGDDGGPKNYKTGSPEDAAFLMENADTVVIVPGYGLAVARAQHALKELTEKLTHHGVTVKYAIHPVAGRMPGHMNVLLAEAEVPYDQVFEMEDINSDFGQADVVLVLGANDVVNPAARTPGSPIFGMPILEAFKAKTIIVNKRSMAAGYAGLDNELFYMDKTMMVFGDAKKVVEDMVKSVS encoded by the coding sequence ATGTCAAACATAACCGCGATTTCCTATCTCATTTCTTCGGTGCTATTTATTCTTGCCTTGCGGGGATTATCTTCACCAACCACTTCACGTCAAGGCAATACCTTCGGTATGGTCGGTATGCTGTTGGCCGTAATTACTACCTTCTTTATTCCTGACTTTAAGCCTGTCTTCTCATTGATTATTGGTGCGATTGTTGCGGGTGCAATCATCGGAATACTTGCTGCTAAACGTGTACAAATGACCAAGATGCCAGAGCTCGTAGCGCTGATGCACTCTTTTGTTGGTTTATCGGCTGTATTGATTGCGATTGCTGCAGTGTTCAACCCAGCCCAAGACCATACTGGCGCTCAGAAGATTGAACTCTTTATCGGTGCATTTATTGGTGCCATTACCTTTACTGCTTCCATCATCGCTTTTGGAAAATTGTCTGGCAAGGTTAGCGGTAAATCAGTGACTTTTGCTGGCCAGCACTTGCTCAACCTCATTCTCGCAATTGGCATGGTTTCTGGTGGTGCCATGTACTTCATGACAGGCAGCCACGAAGCCTTCTTGGTCATGTGTGCGATCGCCTTGGTGCTGGGTGTGACATTGATCATCCCTATCGGTGGTGCAGATATGCCAGTAGTGGTATCTATGCTCAACAGCTACTCTGGTTGGGCAGCAGCAGGTATTGGTTTCACATTGAACAATCCAGTATTAATTATTGCTGGTGCTTGCGTAGGCTCCTCCGGCGCGATTCTGTCTTACATCATGTGTAAGGCGATGAACCGCTCCATCTTGGCGGTCTTACTTGGCGGCTTCGGTGCTGAAGCTTCTGCAGGCGGCGGCGATGATGGCGGCCCTAAAAACTACAAAACTGGCTCTCCTGAAGATGCAGCCTTCCTCATGGAAAATGCTGATACTGTGGTGATCGTTCCTGGCTATGGCTTAGCAGTTGCGCGTGCTCAGCATGCCTTAAAAGAATTAACAGAGAAGCTGACTCATCATGGTGTGACTGTGAAATATGCTATCCACCCAGTAGCGGGTCGTATGCCAGGCCATATGAACGTACTCTTGGCTGAAGCTGAAGTGCCCTACGATCAAGTATTTGAAATGGAAGATATCAACAGCGACTTTGGTCAGGCCGACGTGGTGTTAGTGCTTGGTGCAAACGACGTAGTGAACCCTGCCGCTCGTACACCAGGCAGCCCAATCTTCGGCATGCCAATTTTGGAAGCGTTCAAAGCGAAGACTATTATTGTGAACAAACGTTCGATGGCAGCTGGTTATGCTGGCCTTGATAACGAGCTTTTCTACATGGATAAAACCATGATGGTTTTCGGTGATGCGAAGAAGGTTGTAGAAGATATGGTGAAGTCCGTAAGTTAA
- a CDS encoding glutathione S-transferase N-terminal domain-containing protein: MKLIGSLTSPYVRKVRIVFFEKKVDVDLELENVWAPDTKIAHNNPLGKIPCLLLEDGETIYDSRVIAEYADTLSPVGKLIPSGSRERATVKTWEALADGVMDAGILARLEQTLRPPEQQSPVWLERQMGKIDAALAQMSEKLGENAWCHSNQMALADIAVGCALGYLLFRFPNIAWQAQYPNLDTLYQKLMQRPSFAETAPPTA, translated from the coding sequence ATGAAACTGATCGGATCCCTCACTAGCCCCTACGTACGTAAAGTGCGCATTGTTTTCTTTGAAAAAAAGGTAGATGTTGACCTGGAGCTTGAGAATGTTTGGGCCCCAGACACAAAAATTGCCCATAACAACCCTCTAGGCAAGATTCCCTGCCTTTTACTAGAGGATGGCGAGACGATCTATGACTCCCGTGTAATCGCAGAATATGCAGACACCTTAAGCCCGGTTGGAAAACTCATCCCCTCAGGCAGTCGTGAGCGCGCTACAGTCAAAACTTGGGAAGCTCTCGCTGACGGGGTGATGGATGCTGGAATTTTGGCTCGTCTTGAGCAGACTTTGCGCCCGCCAGAGCAACAAAGTCCAGTCTGGCTTGAGCGCCAAATGGGCAAAATAGATGCTGCTTTAGCCCAAATGTCTGAGAAATTAGGCGAAAACGCCTGGTGTCATAGCAATCAAATGGCTTTGGCCGATATTGCAGTGGGTTGCGCATTGGGTTATCTGCTATTCCGCTTTCCTAACATTGCTTGGCAAGCCCAATATCCCAACCTGGACACTCTCTACCAAAAGCTAATGCAAAGACCTTCCTTTGCTGAAACTGCTCCGCCAACAGCCTAA